The genome window ACCTCTTCCAGCCCGGCCAGCGTAGTGGCAATTATATTAAAGTTCTCCGTTGGTTTCTGCTTCTGTTTTGGCTTAGGTTTATGCATGGCATGTAAGTATAATCTTGCAAAGATAGGCATTGCAGCCAGAAAGTTGGGAAGTTATAAAGCTAGAAAGGGTTTTATAGTTACAATTATACTTTAAAACGAGTGTTAGCGCTTTTTAACAAATATTTGATATGTTGCATCACTGCTTTGCGCAGGGCTACTTTTGTCTATTGTCTAACTACCTTTCTAACTTCCAAACTTTCTGACTTTCTAATTTCAATGACTTATCTTTGCAGTAAATACGTGCCTATGAAACTGCAGTCTGATTTCCCACTTAAGCCTTATAATACGTTTGGTATAGATGTAAAAGCAAAGCTTTTTGCCCGCTTCGATAGTGTGCAGGAGTTGCAGGAATTGCTGCAGATGCCTGAACTAAAGCAGGAACAGAAACTTATACTAGGGGGCGGAAGCAACTTGCTCTTTACAAAAGACTTTGATGGCGTAGTGCTGCAGAATGGTATAAAAGGTATTGAGGTTGTACACGAAGATGAGAACTATACTTATGTAAAAGCCGGTGGCGGCGAAGTATGGCATGAGTTTGTACTTTATACTTTAGAGCATAATTTAGGCGGCGTAGAGAACCTGTCGCTGATACCGGGCACGGTAGGTGCAGCACCGTTGCAAAATATTGGCGCCTATGGCGTGGAGCTGAAAGATGTATTTTATGAACTGGAAGCCCTGCACCTGGAGACTGGCCAGATGCATACTTTCAGCAACGAAGATTGCAAGTTTGGCTACCGCGAAAGTGTATTTAAGAACGAGCTGAAAGGCCAGTTTATAGTTACTTCGGTTACGTTCAGGCTGCACAAAAACCATAAAGTAAATACCAGCTACGGCGCCATTAAAACCACCCTGGAAGAAATGCAGGTTACGCAGCCAACTATACAGGATGTTAGCGCAGCCGTTTGCTACATTCGCCAGAGCAAGTTACCTGATCCCAAACAGATCGGAAACGCTGGAAGCTTCTTCAAAAACCCTGAAATACCGATTATACTTTTCGATATCCTGAAAGAGCACTACCCGGATATGCCTGCTTACCCGGTGTCGGAACTAACCGTGAAAGTACCTGCAGGCTGGCTGATTGAACAGTGCGGCTGGAAAGGGAAAGTAATTGAAAACTATGGCGTGCATAAAAACCAGGCGCTGGTGCTTGTAAACTATGGCGGTGCCTCCGGCGAAAAAGTACGTCAACTGGCCTACGACATCATACACTCAGTAGAAGAAAAATTCGGAATACATCTGAATCCTGAAGTAAATATCATGTAATCTTCTCTAAAAGGTAGATCAGTTTTTTACTATACTTGAAAGACATTTAGGTTTCTTTCTGGTATTCTTCTTAACTTAAAACTTTCTAGCCCATTCTTTATTAGGTTAGTAAAAACATTTACCTTGTTTAATTTAAGCTCAGGTTAAGCAATCGGTTAACTGCTTCCTGTAGCTTTCGTATAACTCCAATCCGAAACTAACACGGACTATCTTCATTTAAAACTTAAATAAAATAGAACATGAAAAAACTACAGTTCCTTACTTACCTATTTGCTGCACTGCTAATGGTTACTACAGTTAGCTGCGATGAAGACGATGATGATACAACTCCAGATAAAGAGTCCCTTTTAACTGCTGGGGAATGGACTGGGGATAAAATTTATGTTCAGGGAGTTGACGCAACTGACGATTTTGCTGAACTTTTTGATTTTGATGTAAAGAATTCAACCATTAGTTTTAGTGCAGATGGTACATATACAGCAGATAGTGACTTTGGTTCAGATGAGGGAACCTGGGAATTCTCAGAAGATGAAACCCAGATTATTTTAGATGAAGGAACAGATGACGAGACAACCGTGGAAGTTAACAGACTCACTAGCTCCGAATTTTGGGCCGAGGGCGACTTAGCTGATATGGGTCAGGA of Pontibacter deserti contains these proteins:
- the murB gene encoding UDP-N-acetylmuramate dehydrogenase gives rise to the protein MKLQSDFPLKPYNTFGIDVKAKLFARFDSVQELQELLQMPELKQEQKLILGGGSNLLFTKDFDGVVLQNGIKGIEVVHEDENYTYVKAGGGEVWHEFVLYTLEHNLGGVENLSLIPGTVGAAPLQNIGAYGVELKDVFYELEALHLETGQMHTFSNEDCKFGYRESVFKNELKGQFIVTSVTFRLHKNHKVNTSYGAIKTTLEEMQVTQPTIQDVSAAVCYIRQSKLPDPKQIGNAGSFFKNPEIPIILFDILKEHYPDMPAYPVSELTVKVPAGWLIEQCGWKGKVIENYGVHKNQALVLVNYGGASGEKVRQLAYDIIHSVEEKFGIHLNPEVNIM
- a CDS encoding lipocalin-like domain-containing protein; protein product: MKKLQFLTYLFAALLMVTTVSCDEDDDDTTPDKESLLTAGEWTGDKIYVQGVDATDDFAELFDFDVKNSTISFSADGTYTADSDFGSDEGTWEFSEDETQIILDEGTDDETTVEVNRLTSSEFWAEGDLADMGQDVEIRFVR